Proteins from one Apis cerana isolate GH-2021 linkage group LG11, AcerK_1.0, whole genome shotgun sequence genomic window:
- the LOC133666936 gene encoding uncharacterized protein LOC133666936 produces the protein MLRSTSNNVLKQRQNLIRCLNMQKSTKGKNNKSTIKLNVSGLSEKCCKVPSTPVGPNAAKNTEYKNPEYFCYHTETFGEAEVELAKYRLPAPSNKVPFHK, from the exons atgttacgtTCAACatcaaataatgttttaaaacag agacaaaatttaatacgatgtttgaatatgcaaaaatctacaaaaggaaaaaataataagtcaaCAATAAAACTAAATGTTTCAGGACTCAGTGAAAAATGTTGTAAAGTTCCAAGTACAC cTGTAGGACCTAATGCTGCTAAAAatacagaatataaaaatccagaatatttttgttatcatACAGAAACTTTTGGAGAAGCAGAAGTAGAATTAGCAAAATATAGATTACCAGCTCCTTCTAATAAAGTACCTTTtcataaatag
- the LOC108002408 gene encoding sodium-independent sulfate anion transporter translates to MSGTKESIPLEEYVSSKKDNDKSNFSIVKYITILNWLPKYTRLDAVSDFVAGFSLGLTLIPQSIAYAALAGLTAQYGLYSCLMGNFLYLLFGTIKEVSIGPSSLMSLLTLEYTRNMSVDFVVLFCFLAGCIELLMGVLRLGFLVDFISMPVTSGFTSATSIIIIISQLQGLLGLKFKAHNIVDNLRKIFQNIENIRIADLILGFCSIVFLLFFRQLKDMNCCFGNDKNQRKKKNNKMYLKKVLWFFSICRNALVILFTSTIAFYFEKIGSSPFILSGKIQSGLPNFSLPPFSSHIGNETYTFWQITSHIGSGIIVLPLVSVLANVAIAKAFASGSNVNATQEMLTLGLCNIFGSFVSSMPAAGAFTRSAVISASGVRTPMAGIYVGIMTLLALSFLTPYFYYIPRSTLSAVLISAVIFIIDLKIIKLLWKGCKKDAVAAIITFIVCIMFGVELGLLIGAVFSLIFFLRPSARPKIEVIQCKTQLGDKYIILKPDSGLFYPTANYFCNKMMKIILKHDENNILFIIDCERIRSIDYTAIKGIELLSANINAEKKKLWFMNISLHTFNSIETFANKKYFYFIDDEDKISSIFYDGILNNTETTKGQLLENMIEHGTFMYTNDNKKESEILPKFITNSADGTEEIALMLTSSQEIKQN, encoded by the exons ATGTCTGGAACAAAAGAATCTATTCCATTGGAAGAATATGTATCATCTAAGAAAGATAacgataaatcaaatttttcaattgttaaatacataacaatattaaattggtTACCAAAGTACACTCGATTGGATGCTGTTTCGGATTTTGTAGCTGGATTTTCGTTAGGATTAACTCTGATTCCTCAAAGTATCGCATATGCTGCGCTTGCAGGTTTAACAGCCcag TATGGTCTTTATTCGTGCTTAATGGGCAATTTTCTCTACCTTCTTTTCGGAACAATTAAAGAAGTATCGATTGGTCCTTCATCTTTGATGTCACTTTTAACCTTGGAATATACGAGAAACATGTCAGTGGATTTTGTCGtgcttttttgttttctcgcTGGATgcatagaattattaatgggTGTATTACGTTTAG GTTTCTTAgtagattttatatcaatgcCCGTCACATCAGGTTTTACTTCTGCtacttcaattattattatcatttcacAATTGCAAGGACTTTTAGGATTAAAGTTTAAAGCGCACAATATTGTTGACAATCTacgaaagatatttcaaaacatcgaaaatatacgaataGCAGATTTAATTCTTGGATTTTGCAGTAtagtttttcttctatttttcaga CAACTAAAAGATATGAATTGCTGTTTTGGAAATGATAAgaatcaaagaaagaaaaaaaataacaagatgTATTTGAAGAAAGTCTTGTGGTTTTTCTCCATCTGTCGTAACGCTTTGGTGATTCTATTTACTTCGACGATagctttttatttcgaaaaaataggATCTTCGCCATTCATTCTTTCAg GAAAAATACAATCTGGACttcccaatttttctttacctcCATTTTCATCTCATATTGGAAATGAAACTTATACTTTTTGGCAAATAACTTCTCATATAGGATCGGGAATAATTGTGTTACCTTTGGTGTCAGTATTGGCAAACGTAGCCATTGCTAAAGCAtttg cTAGCGGTAGCAATGTAAATGCGACACAAGAAATGTTAACGCTCGGTTTGTGCAATATATTCGGAAGTTTTGTTTCCTCGATGCCAGCTGCCGGGGCGTTCACCAGAAGTGCTGTCATTTCTGCCAGCGGTGTACGAACGCCTATGGCTGGTATATATGtcg gaattATGACATTACTGGCATTGAGTTTCTTAAcaccatatttttattatattccacGTTCCACTCTTTCAGCGGTGTTAATAAGTGCGGTAATATTCATCATTgacttgaaaataataaaactattgtGGAAAGGATGCA aaaaagacGCAGTTGCcgcaataataacatttatagtTTGTATAATGTTTGGCGTTGAATTAGGACTTTTAATTGGTGCTGTGTttagtttgattttttttcttcgaccaTCTGCTAGACCAAAAATCGAAGTGATTCAATGCAAG ACACAACTTGgagataaatacataatacttAAACCAGATAGTGGATTATTTTATCCTACTgcgaattatttttgtaacaaaatgatgaaaataattctcaaacacgatgaaaataatatattatttattattgattgtgAAAGAATACGAAGTATCGATTACACAGCAATAAAA ggAATCGAACTGTTATCTGCAAATATCAAtgctgaaaagaaaaaattatggttcatgaatatttctttacacACGTTTAATAGTATTGAaacttttgcaaataaaaaatatttctatttcattgatgatgaagataaaatatcttctattttttatg atggtattttaaataacacagAAACAACGAAAGGACaacttttagaaaatatgataGAACATGGAACATTCATGTATaccaatgataataaaaaagaatcagaAATACTTccgaaatttataacaaactcTGCAGATGGCACAGAAGAAATTGCATTAATGTTAACATCTTCacaagaaattaaacaaaattga
- the LOC133666935 gene encoding nucleolar protein 8-like yields MNEISVSEKKRLESLKHKKQIFKAKELLVQNALKNLDNKSHQGKIIFDDDIDKIEQPKINQKEKKRKYYLFDNDDNHDENNDIDINKFEIRKKRNIILGNDERFKLDKRFIENDQKLNKNITTNNDEIDLLKEKELQLDILENILGMPITLKNENINKDIKLLKKGMIRYDPTENDHKEFEINIEKSESETKKDKKKKKNKIKVINENPSVEVSKDLYFSVSDLLSKSFKEEGQFSLLNTYRKTVDKEKRDDNDNNNDNDYVSNMSLKSQKIHFDFNSKKLFKYDSSDNEDNNKQEYINNEQYIHHEIKNTNKFFFDINDIRFNEAENFFSKEYVSEDTFKELRQELKQIVRSKIQKNLKKKQPWGYKKKIKRK; encoded by the exons atgaatgaaattagtgtttctgaaaaaaaacgaTTAGAATCgctaaaacataaaaaacaaatttttaaagccAAAGAATTGCTAGTGCAAAATGCTTTAAAGAATttg gataATAAATCACAtcaaggaaaaataatatttgatgatgatattgataaaattgagcaacctaaaatcaatcaaaaagaaaaaaaaaggaaatattatttatttgataatgatgataatcatgatgaaaataatgatattgatattaataaatttgaaattagaaaaaaa cgtaatattattttgggAAATGATGAACGATTTAAACTTGATAAAcgttttatagaaaatgatcaaaaattaaataaaaatattactacaaataatgatgaaattgatttattaaaagaaaaggaattacaattagatatattagaaaatattttgggAATGcctattactttaaaaaatgaaaatataaataaggatataaaacttttaaa aaaaggaATGATTAGATATGATCCTACAGAAAATGATcataaagaatttgaaattaatatagagaAATCTGAATCAGAAAccaagaaagataaaaaaaaaaaaaaaaataaaattaaagttataaatgaaaatccaTCTGTAGAGGTGTCTAAAGATCTATATTTTTCAGTATcagatttattatcaaaaagttTCAAAGAAGAAGGACAATTTAGTCTACTAAATACATATAGAAAAACAGTAGATAaggaaaaaa gagatgataatgataataataatgataatgattatgTGTCAAATATGTCATTAAAATCTCAAAAGAttcattttgatttcaattcaaagaagctatttaaatatgattcttCTGATAATGAAGACAATAATaaacaagaatatataaataatgaacaatatatacatcatgaaattaaaaatacaaataaatttttctttgacatTAATGATATTCGTTTTAAtg aggcagaaaattttttttcaaaagaatatgTGTCAGAAGATACATTTAAAGAACTTAGAcaagaattaaaacaaattgtacgctcaaaaattcaaaaaaatttgaaaaagaaacaaccttggggatataaaaagaaaataaaaagaaaataa